In Solanum lycopersicum chromosome 3, SLM_r2.1, the genomic stretch TGCCTTTTgacatttgataaaaaaaaaacagactGAAACAAAAATTCAAGCTCTAAGATTAAGAAAGTGTGATACTACATACAATtgctttctttctatttttttttttctttttggaaagTATTACATGCACATATCTCATGGGGGGAAAAAATTATGTACGATATGGGAGTAGATGTGTATATCTTCCTCAAAGAATCTGCCTGTTTTTACTTTAATGCTGCATTCCAGCAGAAACCTTAACGGGGCAACCCCCAGAATCCAGTAATATCAGGTGGACAAAGATGTGGACAGATATTTACTTTGGCGTAGGATAATTAATATGTAGTCTAGAATAACTGGAAGAAAAGGCTAGTGGATCCATCACCAAACGATCTTAGATCAGCCGGTCTGACCAACGCTCTGCACAGAGGGCATGTTCTTTCTCTTTCGAACCTGATAAGAAGATGAACGAAGCTGTTTAGTAATAACAGGACACCAACTGTGGTGGCAATATGTAGATATATAGGTTTTCTCCGCATTTATAAGATGTATTGTAGCAACCACGATATGAAGCAAAGAAGTTGGTGAGATAAATGAAGTGGGAAGacaataaatcaataaattgTTCATCTGTTTCTGCTTCATGTAAAGCATCaactttttttaatgaaaagtttcTACTTCGTGAATCATGCATATTAATGCTGCTGTCTGTatcacctttttcttttttttttggtttaccTAGTATGCATATAGTTTGCACAATTGACAGACTATATCTGCCACTGGCAATGCCTAAGGGACCAGATAAGAAAGTAAGAGATAAAAGACGCATTTTGAGGAGAAAAATATACTTCCAGCTTCTTAAATTATGAtggaaggaaagaaaagaattttgcaggtagaaaaaaaaaataaagtaacaaAGTACGCAGCAGGAAAGATAAAAAACATCAGctcaaacataaaaaacaattaggccaattacaaaaaaaaaaaaatgcattgCCAGGTTATCCATGATCAGCAAACATAGCAACAGTTGCATAAAACAGACCACCTTGGATTTTCTGTGCTTCCTCTTAGAATAATTTGCGTTATAGCATCAAACTTCTCTATCCAAATTTTATTCTAATAATGCAGAAGGAATGATCCAATAATAAATCCCTACAgacattttctaattttttccgTTTAAGTTAAAATTCCTGAAAAAATGTGAACCCCTTCAAAATTGGGACCGAGAAACATAAGATAATTGACAATGTTAAAGATAAAGTCACTTCATTCTTGTAATGTTAGAAAAAACAGTATATATAAAGCACTAGGAAATGCATTTATCAAACTAGAGGGGGGTTTCCTGCAGAAAGTGCTTCAGAAATACTTACCATTCTGAGACACAGTCTTCACAGAAGAGGTGTTTGCAACGTAACAAAATTGGTGCATGCATCTTCTCCTGGCAAATAGCGCACAAATCACCAGCCGCATTCACCTGgataaacattttaaaagatAAGATCACACAAGAGCTTTCAAGTAAAACTCAAAATCTATAAGAAAATGTATAATGGAACGATTCTCCCCCTCCCTCTGAAAAAAAGAGATCTTACTGCTCCAACTTTATCACTACCTCTACGGAAAACAAACAAATCAGCCTTCCAAGTTCCAGCTACTTCTAGGAAGCTACTGATTGCAATTAACAAATTAACCCAAGGAATAGctagagaaaaagagaaaaatcctGAAATTTCAGCTTCAAAAAATCCAGCATTATCCTTAAGATAACCAACTTATATTAAGCCAAAGATGGCTTTCTAAAATACTTCTAGCTGAAACCATTTATTTTCTAGAGAAGTCCTAGCTTTAAATCAACAATTACTCCTGAATTTGATGGTTCTAGATTTCAAATCACTCTCCACAATCTTGACTTGGATATGTAACGAGGACAAAATCGAGAAATATGATCCTACTAACATAATTAAAGCACGAGCTCTCTACACAACAAAATGTTAACATCTTTGCTTTGGCGTGCCCTGCTTGGTTGGATGCATGAACTAGGGATGGAATGGTCATTTCAGTGTTGAAACAATTTCATCTACTTGGAGATTCACGGTTAACTTTCCTTAGCGTAAAGCCAAATCAAATAAGAATATGCACCATTTTATAATCATCAGatactccctctatttcaaGTTATTTGACATTAGTTTGAATCGGCACGgagtcaaagaaaaaaattgaagactTTTGAAACTTGTTGTCTTAAACATGCCATATCATTTGTGTTGCTACGAACTTTTAAAACTAGCGGCCAGACATGCCATAACATTTGTCTGGATATGAAAATTTCTCATTAAGTGTGAAGTTAATTCTTTTAGGTATAGAAATAGGTTGTTCTTTTTGGAACAGATTAATAAGGAAATAGTGTCAGATAAGCTAGAACAGATGGAATAAATTGTATATTGCTCCTTTGTTAACACAAAACTTGTCAACACACTGTTGTGTGCATGTGTAAGGCCAACAAAGAAGAGATTTAGAACGTATTTTAGCATTTGTAACACTACTTCAATTTTATCAAGTTGGACGCACTTGGAAAAGCTGATAAAAAGCATAAACTGGTCAATCATTAAAGTAATAGAATTGTCCCAGCACTCTACTGGAAGCCATGGGAAGTTAAAGGAAAATGACAATAGAACTTCTTATCAAACCACAGAAGAACGAAAAGAATAACAACCCTCAAACAAAACCCCATCATTCTCCAATTACATTTCCAAGCTTTCAAAGTACTGACACCTCCTTGTTGTAAATATCATTGATCCCAAGAACAAGTATTAACAAGTAGGGAGCAAAAAAGTAACGACATTATACCTGCTCAGGTGTGGCATGAGACCCATAATGGACTTCCTTTTTTGACAATGCCTTCAAAGCAGTATAGAATGATTTTACCTAAACAACATAAATTGTCTAGTGAGTACAAAGAAGAGCAGGAAGAACCAATGGCAAAACATATTTTCGAAAAACACAGAATATTGAGGTAGTGTGGGAAGAGGGGAGGTTTCTCATGAAAAACTTGATAtcattaaggaaaaataaaagttgttcAGCAGAATAAGATTAGTTCTAGAAAGACCGTACCTTCTCAACAATTGAGGTAAGCTTAAACGTTAAGTACAATCCCGTTGTCAGTGATGAGAAAAGGCTTCCGTATTCTTTATTGAGAAAGAATCTATACCACACAGGAGTTGGTAACAAAGCACGGTATAACAACAGCATGTACTCCACCAGAGTCAGGATTTGACCCTACAAGACAACAGAGTTCAATTTTCTTGcaaaaaaagggagaaaaatcactaaattaacCACATAAGAAACTGCTTTACACTCTACCTGTCTACGAAAGTTGTGGCCCCTGCCATTCTTGTAATACATAAGCAGCACCAACTTCAAAGCCATTGCTGCCTGCCGCACCATGGTATCTGGAAACAACAATAAATGACGATCAATTCTTTCTGAGACTTCAATGTAACAGCTTTATACTCCCGAGAAAAGGATAGAACACCATGTATATTGCATATAATACGTGAACAACAGGAGAAGCACTAGGCAGGTAAAGAACCATACCATTTACCAGGATGATGAAAATAGCATGCCAGAAAGGTGGGATAACCTTCGGAGGAACCATTAGTAATGGATAGAAAAGTTCATCATTGTGATACCACCAGTAGATTCCAGTAACATGTATCACAAAAACCACAAAATAACCAACAAGGACATCTATTTTTCTCTCTCCCTGCAAAATTCAGAATTAATTATGGCAGGATTCTCAGTGTTCCTTAATCTTTCTATTGAAGATAGACGAAAATGAATGTTACAATAGAAAGTAAACAAACTACAATTCAGAAAATGGAGCGTATTATTGCACCTTTAAAGCTGTCTGCTTCCGAAGAATGTCATTTGACTTGAACATGACAGCAGTTATCCAAATTGTGACAAAGAAACCTGCACTCCAAGATTACAAAAATAAGGAAGAATGTGATTTGGCATAAATGAAAGTTCGCATGATATACATGTTTTTACAACTCCAAAAACAGAAGCAGAATACATGAATCTGAAACAGGTAGATAAAGACAGGAACACTTGCACCCAATTGAAAAAGCAATCCCAAGTCTTCACATGAAAATAGACAATCAAGAATTGCTTGGAAATATTTGCATCAGTGCAATTTGGGTTAACCTAATACAGTCGCCTTTTTCTTCTCGTAGAGATGGTGCTTAACTTAGAGATATCCCAAGgaacagaaaataaaaagaaccaagCTTATCGGGCATGAGTCAATTTAAATTGCCAATCATAATGCATTCTCCATGTAACAAAGGCAACAAGTGGCCCATCTATCTTGTTCTTATCTGATAAACTAAGCATTTATCATACTGCCACCCCAATTAAAATGCCTATTTCTTTTAAAAGCTTTGTAAGATTCATTTGGTTTCAAATGCGTCAGTCTGGGGAAAGTACCACCGGCAACTCTAGTAAATCTTGTTACATAGCAAAAACTAAATATATGCTGTTAAACATCTCAGGGGGTGGTTTAGTAATACTAAGCATACAGAAGGAGAAAGACAAAGGATAAGTTACACTCTCAAAGTCCTTATATTTCAAAAGGCTCAAAAGGCATCAGCTAAACAAGCTTCAGCTATGCAGCAGTCCTTTTTCTCTCTATTTATATGGAAAGGCAGAGGCTTTAACGCTCCCTGGTTTAATATCAGTGATTCAGTAAACTGGCTGCAACGGGATTCATATGACAATCCTAAATGCAAACAAATGACAACAAAAAGGCCCATACCTTTCCGTGTACATATATGAGCTAATTTATTTCTGTATTACTTTATAGTACTATTCAAGAACCACAGAAACCCCAAAACACTGAAAGCAGCACAATTTCCCGAAATGAGTATACGTGGTCATTAAACAAACATTACAACTTTCACTATCAAAATCCTTTCATACTCAAcaacttctcaaaaaaaaaaaaggcataaaAGTTCCTAACTAATTTCATGAAGCACATTTAAGGGAGGAATTGAATGTGATTCTGGGAGGTACTCTGTTCACCGATAAGGTTTTCATTGGCAGAGATTTCAATGGCCACATTGGGGCAAGTCCTAATTATTTTGACGATGTGCACGTCAGCAGTGGTTTTGCAGTTAGAAACTATGATGGAACTTTGCTAGAGCTTTTGAGTAGATAATTGCTAATTCGTGCTTTCTGAAGAAGGATGATCACTTATGATTGCTAAGACTTGCTTTGGTAATTGCTAATTGCTAAGACTCTGATAGACTACTTGCTTACGAGGAAAGGCGACAAAAGGTTTTTGATAGGATTGCAAAGTTATTCCGAGTGAGAATCTTTCTACTCAACATAAGCTCCTGATGCTGGACTTGGAGATTAAGCGAGGGAGAAGGAAGAAGTTATATGTCCGACCTATGATTAaattggggggtgggggggttgACACCTAACCTCTCTCGCGTAATTGTGGCAAAGTTGACGGCGTTGGGAGCTTAGAGGAGTAGTGAGGATGCAGGAAGTATGTGGGAAAAGACGGTCAGTTGGTTGCATTAGAGAAAAGCTAGAGGGGTTCTAGGGGTGTGGAAAGGTAACTTTGGTGGATACCAAAGGGATTGGTGGTGGAATGGAGAAGTTCAAAGGCAAAGTGAAGCAAAAAAGGTTGTGTATACAAAGTGGGTGGCCTGCATGGATGAAAACAAGGAGCATGCGAATGGGGAAATTTATGAGGTGGCAAGGACGGAGGCTAAATTAGTGGTTACAGCTGCTAAGACGGTAGCTTTTGAGAGACTGTATAttgaactaggagatataggcGGAGATAAGAAGATGTACATGCTTGCGAAGGCGAGGGAGAGTGAGGCCCAAGTCTTGGatcaacagaagtgtataaaggACAAAGACGACAAGGTGTTAGCAGAGGAGACCCTTGTTAAGCAAAGATAGCAAGCGTACTTTCACAAACTTTTGAACGAAGAAAGGGACAGAGACATTATGATGGATGAATTGGAGCATTCTGATAGACTTCGGGACTTTGGGTATTGTAAGCGTATTAAGGTTGAGGAAGTGAAGTGTGCTATTAGTACAATAAGCAAGGAAAAGGCGACGATGAGATCCCTATGGAGTTTTGGAAGATCACGGATAGAGCAGATAGTGGCTAACTAGCTTGTTCAATGTTATTTTTCAGACAACTAAGATGCCCAAGGAACAGAGGTGTAGTATAATGGTTCTGTTGTACAAGAACAAGGTTGATATCCAAAATTGCAACAACTAAAAAGGTGTTAAGTTGTTAGTCACACTATGAAAGTTTAGGAGAGACTAGTGGAGATGAGAGTGAGAAGGGGTGTGTCTATTTCTGAGAATTAGTTTGGATTCATCACACGTGATCGACCACATAAGCATCCATCTTACAAGGAGACTGATGGAAAAAATATCGAGAAAGGAATTGGGAACTTACATCTGGTGTTCATTGACCATGAAAAGGCCTATGATAAAGTGCCGAGAGAAGTCTTGTAGCGATGCTTGGAGGCAAGAGGTGTACCGCGGGTAAGAACCGTGGGAGGACACCTGGAGCACTTTCATGTGGAGATGAGGCTACACCAGGGGTTGGCTCTTAGACTGTTTCTATTTTCCTTGGTGATGGATGTATTGACGTGAGACACTCAAGATAAGGTGTCGTGatgtttgttatttgtggaTAACATAGTAATGATTGATGAGACATGCAACGGAGTGAATGCTAAGTTAGAGGCGTGGAGACAAACTGTGGAGGCTAAAGGTTCAGGTTGAGTAAGAAAAGACGGACTATGTGGTGGCTAGACCGACTCTGTTTTATTGGGTAGAGTGTTGGTCAGTTAAGAACTCTCATGTCCAGAGGATGCATGTTGCGgaaatgaagaaattgaagtGGATGTGTGGTCACACTAGGATTGATTAGCTTAGAAATGAGGATATCCACAACAAGGTGGGTGTGGCTTCCGTGGTAGAAACGATGACAGATGCGAGACGGCGATATTTGGACATGTAAAGAGGATATGCATTAGAAGCACCAATAAGGAGGTATGGCACGATGGCTCTAGAGGGCACAAGGAGAAGCAGATGTAGGCCGAAAAAGTATTTGAGGAGAGGTGATAAGACAAGACATGACGTAGTTTTTAGGTTACTGAGAACATGAAGCAGTTTCAGGTTACTGAGGACATAATGCTAGATAGAAGGGTGTGAGGACTCGCATTAGGGTAGAAGAATAGTAGGTAGTATAGTGTCTTACTTTGGACGACTGGCGTTTGCAATGGTACTAGTGTATAATTGTAGGTCTTCTTTTTTTAACTTGTATCGTTGTTGCTTATGGTGTTCTGATTATCACATTATTTTGCTATATTCTCTACATTGTCTCCTTTTTGTTTATACTGGAATTTGTTGCACTTGAGCCAAGAGTCCTTCGTAAACACTCTATGTATCCACGAGGTAGTGGTAAGGTCTTGTATATTCTACCCTCCCCAGCCCTTACTTGTGGGGcttcactgggtatgttgtttttgttgttttatttctttatcCTGGAAACAGTCCCAGTCCTAGAATCAATAGCTTAATATATTGCAATTGTTAGTACATAGAAACAccaaaaaacaattaaagaaaaaatatcaaataaaggcTTCTGTAACACCAAGACCTGATATGAGGATAGCAAAGCAGCCAATAAATGGCACTATTGAGCTAAGTCCCAAGCTTCATTTGCACTCAAACCTTGTAAATGCTGAGACCAATAATGTACATAACGTCCATATACAGATTTAATTGTTCATACATTTATATTGAAGTTACTAATGTTACATAAGGTTACTCAGTTTGCTTGTTCAATGTGTGTGTATTCCTTCTTATCTGCCACAGCATACACAGATATACAAGAATATGATTGCATATCACCCAAAAAACTGCATCTACACCTAAATATTGTAGATTACACAGATTGCTGATAGCCACAATTTCTTTGAAAGGGGAAAAGAAAATGTACCTTGCAAATGCTGGCGTATGAAAACAAACAAGAGAAGAAGGGAAAATGGAAGAATCTGCTCAATCCACCTAGCAACTTGCTGTATATCAAATCTTTGGTACGACGAATCCCTACTAGCATTACCAGCATCATCATCAGCCACCATAGACGACGCGTCCACACCAGAACCCCTTTCCTCAACAGCACCCCCTTCCTCACCATCCATCACCGACCCATCATCTTCATCCTCACCCCCTATCCCTTGATTCTCCCCAGCACCAATTATCCTAATTGAAACCTCCCCACTGCTACTATTACCTCCACCAACATTGCTACTGGATTCAGCCTCGTTAGTAACAGTATCATCAACTACAAGAGGGTCCATTTCTGGGTTATCGGGTCGAACCGTAAAGAGTCCGGAATACTCAAGCAAAGTGGAAACAGGGGATTGGAAGAACCGAAGCGGTGTGAATTGTACTCCAAAAGCCGTCAAATTGGAACTTGTAGGAGATGAAAGAGAACCATTTGCATTATTCTCAGAAGTATCCATCAAAAGGGTCAGTCGGTGTTACAGAGATAGATGATTATGTAATTTGTACTGATCCAAGAATGGCTTTATGGGGTATTACTTGAAGATGAAGAATAGGGTATTTGACACAAGAATCTCGCAAAGAAATGTTCAAATTGTAAGAGAAGTCAGATGAGTGAGAAATCTTGATataaatatactattaaatctaacaaaagtaaagaaaattaatGTTCAGATACTGACagaagaataaaaatatcaGAGAAAGATGTAAAAGAACAGAGCTTTTTAGCAGAAGAGAGTTATAGAGAGAAGGGTTTTAGGGAGAGATGAAGCATTAAACATTAACGTGTAACGtaatttttcttccttttttggaGACAAATATCTTCAAACATAACATAAATTATTGCACGTTATCCGTCCTAttttaattgtcatattttttatttttttacttaaaattaatataatttatttttattatattgatataagaaaaaattataatttataatatttttctaaaacttttaatatttaaatttattttgtttaaaatatcaaagtaatataatctaatttaatttaaatattaattaaattaacttttaaaaagtgTAATATGACAATCAAAAATAGATGGAGATAGCATTTCTTATTAAACTTAGATGCAATTTTAATCTTGCAAGAAATACGTTCTAAAAGTTCTTGTAGGATAATAGCGCTATTTAAACTCTTATAGGAATacgaaattttaaataaaaagttcaGAAAAGTATTCAAAATATCTCTCAATTTggtgaaaatttgaaatatatctcACTCTTGTAACAAAATTGTgaatacatttaaatttaattaattaaattaaaaaatatttttaaatagtcaTTATTCGAGTGAAACTAATATTTCGCATTACATTTAAGTTgaaaagtactttttttttaatgatagaGAGCAAAGTGTGTGGGCGTTGAATAAGAGTTACACATTTGCTTGCGTAAGCGGTCCGTTTGGAAAAATTCTCATACGCGGCGtagaaatataatatgataaaagaaaggTGTACTTAATGTAACAACTTGCTTTGTTATTACATCAATAAATTCAGGGCATTAATACTTGTTTAACTCTTGGGATTTGAGTTTAAATGCTTCAACTAATGAAGAAAtgtttaaaaagggaaaagttCA encodes the following:
- the LOC101251454 gene encoding uncharacterized protein, which encodes MDTSENNANGSLSSPTSSNLTAFGVQFTPLRFFQSPVSTLLEYSGLFTVRPDNPEMDPLVVDDTVTNEAESSSNVGGGNSSSGEVSIRIIGAGENQGIGGEDEDDGSVMDGEEGGAVEERGSGVDASSMVADDDAGNASRDSSYQRFDIQQVARWIEQILPFSLLLLFVFIRQHLQGFFVTIWITAVMFKSNDILRKQTALKGERKIDVLVGYFVVFVIHVTGIYWWYHNDELFYPLLMVPPKVIPPFWHAIFIILVNDTMVRQAAMALKLVLLMYYKNGRGHNFRRQGQILTLVEYMLLLYRALLPTPVWYRFFLNKEYGSLFSSLTTGLYLTFKLTSIVEKVKSFYTALKALSKKEVHYGSHATPEQVNAAGDLCAICQEKMHAPILLRCKHLFCEDCVSEWFERERTCPLCRALVRPADLRSFGDGSTSLFFQLF